A region of the Yarrowia lipolytica chromosome 1C, complete sequence genome:
TATCCGGCTTTTCCACCTCGGTATCAAACGACAGAATCGTTTCGTCCAGGTACTGGGTCAGGCCGAGATCGTGAAGAACATCAATCACGCGGGGGTCCATGTTGCTCAGAGCAGCAGTGCGGAAACCCATGGCCCGCACCTTGGTCAACAGAGGAATAGCATCTTCGTACAGGTGGTAAGGCTTGGTGGTGCCAAAGTGGTCGTAGACATGATGGGCTGTTTGCAGGGAGATTTTGTTTTCAAACGTCTCGCGGATCACCAGACACCACCATTGCTCGTATCCAATCGTCTCCTTTCCATACAACGGGTACTCCTTGAATAGCCGCTTGAATGCCTTGTGGAAGCCGGCCTGAACTTGGGCCACGGTGGCGGAGCACTTTTCGTGCTGCTGCACAATTCTGAGATACTGTGCGGGCACCGACGGTCGCGGCACAAACAGCGTGCCAAACACGTCAATCGTGAGAATCTTCATGGACGAAATGTGGTTGTTCAATTACCCGTAACTGGCGTAAGTGGTTGTTGCAAGGAGACTGACTGCCTGAGCTGAGGGTTAGAGTTGTTGTCGATGCGAGATGATAGATTGCTCGCGGTGAAATGGAGAGGTGGGGGAGTTGGGGTTAGTGAAATGAGAGGCGGTTGAGGTGGTATATGGCGGTgcacagtacagtacgtacagtatggtAATTACGCCGTTGCCGGAGCTTATACCAGAACCTGCCAAATGTGCTCTGAAAAGTTTTTAGATCTTTTAACTAATATCTCACTATAATAGTCATTAGCTTAAGTAAGTTGAAAAAAGGTGGAAACcatgcagaaaaaaaaaaacaaaaaaaaaaacactcTGAATCATCCTTCAAGTGGAAATTAGATAATTGCAATGGAATTATTTGAAAGCGGACAATTATAACTACCAATTAACACACTTCTACTTGCTCTGAAGCCATAACCACCGACTACAATACTGCGTGGAGA
Encoded here:
- a CDS encoding uncharacterized protein (Compare to YALI0C14564g, weakly similar to uniprot|Q04223 Saccharomyces cerevisiae YMR130w, similar to Saccharomyces cerevisiae YMR130W; ancestral locus Anc_2.404); this encodes MKILTIDVFGTLFVPRPSVPAQYLRIVQQHEKCSATVAQVQAGFHKAFKRLFKEYPLYGKETIGYEQWWCLVIRETFENKISLQTAHHVYDHFGTTKPYHLYEDAIPLLTKVRAMGFRTAALSNMDPRVIDVLHDLGLTQYLDETILSFDTEVEKPDIRAWKNVENIFGVTHKDSDGDNLLYHVGDERKKDLVSVPGWVTILNQAVELKKDILKVSDDQFVVKSLVDFSTPSQILRHHREFLGACVTDQADQVNEDQDYDSQDNKQTVSPTGQQKQAILIWLRFR